The Proteiniphilum propionicum genome contains the following window.
TCGTGTAAATAAGGGTCACATACATTCAACAATTTCAGATTTTCTTTTTCATCCAAACTCAAACTTACTCGTTCAGGTCTGTATAATGTCGTACTTCGTACCTCGTCATCAGAATTTCTATCAACTCTAATAATTGTAGTATTATCATATGAAAGATCTATAAAAATTGGCGAGTGAGTTGTGACCATAACTTGCCAGTTTCTTGTTTTTGGTAAATCATAAAGAACATTTCTAGCATCTCTAATTGCTGTTGGATGTAAACAAATCTCAGGTTCATCCAATAAAAGAACATGGGGTCTTTCGGTACTATCCTTTCCATTTTCTGCAACGTATTTTAATGCTGTCCACAATAGTGTTCTTCTCGCACCGCTACCTTGAACTGCAACCTTTGACATATACCCACCTGCTGGTCCCATATATAAATCGGGAGACTCTTTAAAAGGTGAGTATGTCTTATCAATATTTGTTTCAGGTTTAGCATCAAGCTTGATAACATAGTTTTGAAATACTTCTCCTAAGTATTCGGAAATACTATCTTCTATTTTTGCAACATCTTCCTGAATAGATGAGGATACTGTTTTTTGAAATTCTGCTATTTGGTCAATTAAAATCTCATAATCTGTTTTTTCTGTTGTATTTTCAGGACTTTTAATAGCTTTCAATCTATCTTTTATTATACTGGATAATAATGCAGTGATTTCATTAGCTTGAGATTCGGGAGATGCAAATGCATCAATTCTATGAGGTTTTGGTCTATATGCATTTGCAACATTTGCAGCACCCCAAGGAACCTCGTCTGCCCAGTCCCCGATCTGTACGTCAAATCCCCTTCTCTTTGGATCAACATTTGGGCTAGTCCATGTCCACTTTTCACGTATCAGCATTTCTCCGTTCGGTAAAGGCTTAATCCAACGGTCTCCTGGCTTATTTTCTGAGATAATAGTATGTACTTCTATTTCCGGAAGTGCTTCTGTATTTACAATATTATTGGGAAAGTCGTCAAGAAGTAACCTTCCGGCTGTAGAGCCTGTATTCATTGCTACTTCATATGCTCTTAGAATTGAACTTTTACCACAATTATTGGCACCAACTAAAACAACAATATCATCTAAATCAATTTCTATGGGACTTTTTCCTATTGTCCTAAAGTTTTTGATAATCAGTTTACATAACCTCGGCCGTGGATTATCTGCATTTTCTGGTAATAAGGATACCTCCTGCACAGTCGTCTTTGATGAACTCCCCTTAGCCATACCATAAACCTCCCTTTTCTAATGTATTTCTTTTCATTATCATCATACTTATATAATTGGACATTCCTTAAACGTCCTTTTTGTCCGCCGCAGGACGCGGCGACCCCGCCTCATCTTTCCGATAACGTGTTGTTTACGCAATAAATATACAACTTTCGTAAATACCAGATTTAAAACATTCGTATACAAAGATTGGTATGAAATATTTTGCATTTATATTGTAATGATTGTTAGGTTGTTATGTTTTGTATGATTATTTTATATTTTTGCATATACGAATGTTCCATAAAATAGAAAGCGATGAAAATAATCTATTTGTTGAATGAATTTGAGCGGAAAATGATCGTGTA
Protein-coding sequences here:
- a CDS encoding ATP-dependent nuclease, producing MAKGSSSKTTVQEVSLLPENADNPRPRLCKLIIKNFRTIGKSPIEIDLDDIVVLVGANNCGKSSILRAYEVAMNTGSTAGRLLLDDFPNNIVNTEALPEIEVHTIISENKPGDRWIKPLPNGEMLIREKWTWTSPNVDPKRRGFDVQIGDWADEVPWGAANVANAYRPKPHRIDAFASPESQANEITALLSSIIKDRLKAIKSPENTTEKTDYEILIDQIAEFQKTVSSSIQEDVAKIEDSISEYLGEVFQNYVIKLDAKPETNIDKTYSPFKESPDLYMGPAGGYMSKVAVQGSGARRTLLWTALKYVAENGKDSTERPHVLLLDEPEICLHPTAIRDARNVLYDLPKTRNWQVMVTTHSPIFIDLSYDNTTIIRVDRNSDDEVRSTTLYRPERVSLSLDEKENLKLLNVCDPYLHEFFFGGRIIVVEGDTEYTAFSFLKMLYPAEYDDVHIIRARGKAIIPAVVKILNQFSTSYAILHDTDTQTIANGNANPAWTINSNIINATTASSSGNKINVIACKTNFEKALYDTEVSKDKPYYTVTKLKEDEIFRQKIKQLFDSLLDIEKQPPENCIRWSNITELE